The window ACGAGGCCGAGCGAGCGCAGCGCCTGGTCGACGGCGATCGTGGCGATCGTCGCAGGGTCGTCGCTGACGACGCGCGTGAGGACGGATGCTTCGTCGCGCTCGACGCGGATGAGGCCGTGACGGGCGGCGGTGCTCTCGATGACGTACGCGAGAGGCTGCGGGAGCCCCGTCAGCGACACCGTTTCGAGGAAGTCGCGGAGGGACTCCGCGGTCTCGCCGGCCGTGATCGCGGCGCCGATCGTCGTCGCGGTGAAGCGGTAGGTGGTCGCCTGCGCGCGCGACTCGCGGTTGGCCATCGTGCGCAGGCGCACGTCGAGCTCGGGGGCCAACGGCCCCGGTGCGATGGCGGTGAGGTCGTTCTGCAGGTACAGCCGGTCGACCTCGGTCGGCAGCATCCGTGCCCAGACGTCGGCGTCGACGCCTTCGCCACGGGCGAGCGGGGCGACCCAGCTCGGTTCGGCTCCGGCGGGGGTGAACAAGCCCCAGGCGACCCAGCGCCGGCGCCACTGCTCGGCCACCGCGGGCCACGACCGCTGGAACGGGTAGGCGGAGGGCCAGTCGACGGCGGGGATCCAGCCGCCTGTCGCCGAGCGGAGAGCCTCGGGCAGAGCGTCGCGCAGGTTGAGCGCCAGCGTCTCCCATCGAGCAGCCGTCGTCGCGTGCAGCCATTCCCGTCCGGAGCGCGTCACCAGCCAGGTGCGCTCCCGCCCGACGATGAGACCGCCCGCGTCTGCGACCTCGACCAGGGGGTCGGCGTCTTCGGCGTGGGCGATGGCCCCGGCTTCCACGAGCCGGCGCCGATCGACCGCGCCCAGGGTGCCCGACCCGATGCGCCCCAGGGGGGCCTCGAGGCACAGCAGCAGAAGGTCGGCGAGGGAGGCGGCGGAGGTGAACGCCCGCTCGGCTGCGGCT is drawn from Microbacterium hatanonis and contains these coding sequences:
- a CDS encoding helicase-associated domain-containing protein, coding for MPPASDQRALASTLSERDDAELAKLLSVRGVSPTATWRDLYDAAEAFLEPAAISRALDALPAAAAHALADAVTTQTPVAAPARADLAARALATIDGDVFQAVGDVVRERLPLIEPTDAARPDSTSDDDAAAAERAFTSAASLADLLLLCLEAPLGRIGSGTLGAVDRRRLVEAGAIAHAEDADPLVEVADAGGLIVGRERTWLVTRSGREWLHATTAARWETLALNLRDALPEALRSATGGWIPAVDWPSAYPFQRSWPAVAEQWRRRWVAWGLFTPAGAEPSWVAPLARGEGVDADVWARMLPTEVDRLYLQNDLTAIAPGPLAPELDVRLRTMANRESRAQATTYRFTATTIGAAITAGETAESLRDFLETVSLTGLPQPLAYVIESTAARHGLIRVERDEASVLTRVVSDDPATIATIAVDQALRSLGLVREGDDLISRVPADSVYWALADARYPVIAVDGAGSTRTLDRSRIADDPSPAPATDKYAALLLRLRSGGSDGDAAWLERELDQAVRARSVVDVVVSLPDASTRTFRLEATGLGGGRLRGRDRGADVERTLPLRSIVSVHPVA